Proteins from a single region of Octopus bimaculoides isolate UCB-OBI-ISO-001 chromosome 11, ASM119413v2, whole genome shotgun sequence:
- the LOC128249077 gene encoding UDP-glucuronosyltransferase 1A5-like, producing the protein MNEIPEIEEIRSGSEKQESRKVLVMKKALTLFPLVCERFLRDEKWIELLRAVNASLAVINGLFVTNCLTIIAYELSIPFVLTGSEILPNLHRIPWNPSVFPNSFLSSFDKMTYSEKLISTLVAIVDYTIPPPVAPTHSVKTYAKDKPDISFIDLLHQAQFYLIEKDVLLDYPLPQLPNVRYVGGLAAKHSLPLKGELIKFVNASTNGIVVVSFGSNVNDFPAVQLEKLQSALKQIKYDVVWRQKKTSFSHKNIYISDWVPQNDLLGHPRTKLFVTHCGNSGQFEALFHGVPMLGIPLFTDQFYNSRRMTEKGYGLSLDIENFTPEELIEKIKELIENK; encoded by the coding sequence TTATTCCCTCTTGTGTGCGAGAGATTTCTAagggatgaaaaatggattgaaTTGCTGAGAGCAGTGAATGCTAGTTTAGCTGTTATTAATGGATTATTTGTGACAAACTGTCTTACAATAATTGCTTATGAATTGTCAATTCCGTTTGTTCTGACAGGATCTGAGATACTTCCTAATCTTCATCGTATACCATGGAACCCCAGTGTTTTTCCAAACAGCTTCCTCTCATCCTTCGATAAAATGACATATTCAGAAAAGTTAATAAGTACTTTGGTTGCTATTGTAGACTACACTATTCCTCCTCCTGTAGCGCCTACACACAGTGTCAAAACGTATGCAAAAGACAAACCTGATATTTCATTCATAGATTTGCTACATCAGGCACAATTTTATCTTATTGAAAAAGATGTACTTCTAGATTATCCGCTGCCCCAACTTCCAAATGTAAGATATGTTGGTGGCCTGGCAGCAAAACATTCATTGCCTTTGAAGGGAGAGTTAATAAAATTCGTAAATGCTTCTACGAATGGAATAGTTGTGGTGTCATTTGGCAGTAATGTCAATGATTTCCCTGCTGTTCAGCTAGAAAAACTACAGAGcgcattgaaacaaataaaatatgatgttGTGTGGAGACAGAAGAAAACATCATTTTCtcataagaatatttatatcagTGATTGGGTACCACAAAATGATCTGCTTGGCCATCCTAGAACTAAATTATTTGTTACTCATTGTGGAAATAGCGGTCAGTTTGAAGCTTTGTTCCATGGTGTGCCAATGCTGGGAATACCTTTATTTACAGACCAATTTTATAACTCTCGCAGAATGACCGAGAAAGGATACGGATTGTCACTAGATATAGAGAACTTTACTCCGGAGGaattaatagagaaaataaaagaactgattgaaaataaa